In a single window of the Papaver somniferum cultivar HN1 chromosome 8, ASM357369v1, whole genome shotgun sequence genome:
- the LOC113305770 gene encoding uncharacterized protein LOC113305770 isoform X2, whose product MNDGMTSLKQDLTGSFIDPFDEDEQSLMTPIEIRQTTLDRILEKRVRDGDRDEDLDLSPDSDLDGESDEDWEFYLDIDSDGEGDEAWELSPDRNASRRLEDLAHVYLSKKRKISRKESHPPDGKGICNAESENLPLSEPMMPSIPILPTQESGARENETDVLQTTVNDLHGNDVHIESFFVLFGSAHYWS is encoded by the exons ATGAACGACGGCATGACCTCTCTGAAACAAGAT CTTACTGGATCATTCATCGATCCTTTTGATGAAGATGAACAGAGCCTGATGACACCAATTGAAATACGTCAAACAACTTTAGATAGGATACTGGAGAAGAGGGTCAGGGATGGAGATAGAGATGAAGATTTGGACTTGTCTCCAGATAGTGATTTGGATGGAGAGAGTGATGAAGATTGGGAGTTTTATCTAGACATAGATTCAGATGGAGAGGGTGATGAAGCTTGGGAGTTGTCTCCAGACAGAAATGCTTCTCGCCGTTTGGAGGATCTG GCTCATGTCTATCTGTccaaaaagagaaagataagtaggAAAGAATCACACCCTCCCGATGGAAAAGGAATTTGTAATGCTGAATCTGAAAATCTTCCTTTGTCAGAACCTATGATGCCTTCCATCCCCATCCTCCCAACCCAGGAATCCGGGGCAAGAGAGAATGAGACTGACGTTCTCCAGACCACTGTGAATGACTTGCATGGAAATGATGTACACATAGAGAGTTTTTTTGTCTTGTTCGGAAGCGCACACTACTGGAGTTGA
- the LOC113305770 gene encoding uncharacterized protein LOC113305770 isoform X1, with protein MLLLTRLLLESLKEAEKPYNSVKGCIVYILFWFAEVTHSISKNEGELGKCKPRFARWNTRKLAEKIMNDGMTSLKQDLTGSFIDPFDEDEQSLMTPIEIRQTTLDRILEKRVRDGDRDEDLDLSPDSDLDGESDEDWEFYLDIDSDGEGDEAWELSPDRNASRRLEDLAHVYLSKKRKISRKESHPPDGKGICNAESENLPLSEPMMPSIPILPTQESGARENETDVLQTTVNDLHGNDVHIESFFVLFGSAHYWS; from the exons ATGTTGTTGCTAACCAGACTGCTGCTGGAATCTTTAAAAGAAGCCGAGAAACCCTACAATTCAGTAAAGGGTTGTATCGTATACATATTG TTTTGGTTTGCTGAAGTTACACACTCCATCAGCAAAAATGAAGGTGAACTAGGCAAATGCAAACCTCGTTTTGCGAGATGGAATACTAGGAAGCTGGCTGAAAAGATAATGAACGACGGCATGACCTCTCTGAAACAAGAT CTTACTGGATCATTCATCGATCCTTTTGATGAAGATGAACAGAGCCTGATGACACCAATTGAAATACGTCAAACAACTTTAGATAGGATACTGGAGAAGAGGGTCAGGGATGGAGATAGAGATGAAGATTTGGACTTGTCTCCAGATAGTGATTTGGATGGAGAGAGTGATGAAGATTGGGAGTTTTATCTAGACATAGATTCAGATGGAGAGGGTGATGAAGCTTGGGAGTTGTCTCCAGACAGAAATGCTTCTCGCCGTTTGGAGGATCTG GCTCATGTCTATCTGTccaaaaagagaaagataagtaggAAAGAATCACACCCTCCCGATGGAAAAGGAATTTGTAATGCTGAATCTGAAAATCTTCCTTTGTCAGAACCTATGATGCCTTCCATCCCCATCCTCCCAACCCAGGAATCCGGGGCAAGAGAGAATGAGACTGACGTTCTCCAGACCACTGTGAATGACTTGCATGGAAATGATGTACACATAGAGAGTTTTTTTGTCTTGTTCGGAAGCGCACACTACTGGAGTTGA